From Astyanax mexicanus isolate ESR-SI-001 chromosome 13, AstMex3_surface, whole genome shotgun sequence, the proteins below share one genomic window:
- the fam217ba gene encoding uncharacterized protein fam217ba, with translation MGPILQERTASTLLKKVQVKEKVRMKNAENTGVVTSNNKKGGKVNQSQKPLKKTSSTHKNILPMQQQKEPLSRAEIGQNGNRPKHVKSPTVGTCKILDTQGEVDPRHPRSKPSHAEHKEERQKAQPQSPYCSDVERSYAAREKSRRALSLPLVPQPALHQMPLQKHVPDLESLRLMEHREDDTDSASDLSDSERLPVLPSPCTPPQLNLRAEVINTMDLHPQIPGPRTAQAESDSYSYPDFLPPPFNTWSLRQLAIFLNTEGKRAPRPKPVGHLEKYLERLLQLEWHQIQTMQAESGRPTVPIIHSKGRATIGPSIAGHHRPHTAPQTRLSSPKSFCQGQRPFPFTLISSLGSPSSGQLSRPVCLHCHVRYPLCNGNCSSYAYQRHSRLSPLLERKAPPTITQKRSSSESRASASETRGACQKAQNPISPQTGKSHQKHIQAVGNMRRASQELAANSKGQPLARKGLTSRATEADRQKDPVGKKSTGEIYGKSDKQTVTGNKREIGGSGKRGEKEGLWTENEGGSGAKARAKRVASESNGCKGTSATRANGRVKNVQFAK, from the exons ATGGGACCTATTCTCCAAGAACGAACAGCATCCACGCTCCTCAAGAAGGTCCAGGTTAAAGAGAAGGTTAGGATGAAGAACGCAGAAAATACTGGAGTCGTCACcag CAACAATAAAAAAGGAGGCAAGGTCAACCAGAGTCAGAAACCTCTGAAGAAAACAAGCTCAACACATAAGAACATCCTTCCAATGCAGCAGCAAAAGGAACCCTTGTCCAGAGCTGAAATA GGCCAAAATGGAAACAGACCAAAGCATGTCAAGAGTCCTACAGTTGGCACATGCAAGATTCTTGA CACCCAAGGTGAAGTTGACCCGAGGCATCCAAGATCCAAACCTTCTCATGCAGAGCACAAGGAGGAAAGGCAGAAGGCGCAGCCTCAGTCCCCGTACTGCAGTGATGTGGAGCGTAGCTACGCAGCCCGGGAAAAGAGTCGCCGTGCTTTATCACTGCCACTGGTTCCTCAGCCGGCCCTGCATCAGATGCCCTTGCAGAAGCACGTCCCTGACCTGGAGTCCCTGCGCCTCATGGAGCACAGAGAGGATGACACAGATAGTGCCAGCGACCTGTCAGACTCAGAACGGCTCCCTGTGCTGCCGTCTCCCTGCACTCCGCCACAACTCAACCTTCGGGCAGAAGTCATTAATACTATGGACCTGCACCCCCAAATACCGGGCCCTAGGACAGCACAGGCAGAAAGCGACAGCTATAGCTACCCAGACTTCCTGCCACCACCATTCAATACTTGGAGCCTGAGGCAGCTAGCCATCTTTCTGAACACTGAAGGTAAACGTGCCCCACGGCCCAAACCAGTGGGGCATCTTGAGAAGTACCTTGAACGTCTCCTGCAGCTTGAGTGGCACCAGATTCAAACCATGCAAGCTGAGAGTGGCAGGCCCACAGTCCCCATCATCCACTCTAAAGGCCGCGCTACTATTGGTCCATCGATTGCCGGACACCACCGGCCCCACACTGCGCCGCAAACACGCCTAAGCTCCCCTAAAAGCTTCTGCCAGGGCCAGCGGCCCTTTCCCTTTACCCTCATCTCCTCCCTTGGCAGCCCATCCTCTGGTCAGCTCTCCCGTCCCGTATGCCTCCACTGCCACGTCCGCTACCCACTCTGCAATGGCAACTGCTCCTCCTATGCCTACCAGCGGCACTCCCGCCTCAGCCCCCTGCTTGAACGCAAAGCTCCACCCACCATCACCCAGAAAAGAAGCAGCAGTGAGAGCCGGGCCTCAGCCTCAGAGACCAGAGGAGCCTGTCAAAAAGCTCAGAATCCCATCAGCCCACAGACAGGGAAAAGCCACCAGAAACACATACAGGCTGTAGGAAACATGCGCAGGGCTTCGCAGGAACTTGCAGCTAACAGCAAAGGTCAGCCATTGGCCAGAAAAGGGCTCACTAGCAGGGCAACTGAGGCAGACAGGCAGAAAGATCCTGTGGGAAAGAAAAGTACGGGTGAAATATATGGGAAAAGTGACAAGCAGACTGTCACTGGTAATAAAAGAGAGATTG
- the ppp1r3da gene encoding protein phosphatase 1, regulatory subunit 3Da isoform X1, with the protein MVRRRDARAVLPCPHRQCAEDLCVAVTMAWSMGHSQEKRLPGDTDDDEDELFFVGVSNVSKQTSPLTFRAQPWSKPEEERKPVRIRPPSPSAPQPRSTGRSLSCEPPPKPIIHRRAQSLPSPSEQRRFTRRTGVRFVDSLGMDLENVKVFKSGEDPFVPEHVLFRLLMNAELAASKGLEISLPYLKPVFSEQPGDSANFLERLFRQKVCLERVLCYEPGIIGIVQVLNLAFEKEVYVRYSFTNWKSCSETKANWVGNKYMEGLSDGCSCDSFRFHLPVPPFLLHPGAVLEFAVRYKVLDAQFWDNNDGQNYKLVCQSYNLPVPKEIEDSMIHFI; encoded by the exons ATGGTGAGACGACGTGACGCACGAGCTGTACTTCCCTGTCCGCACAGACAAT GTGCAGAGGACCTCTGTGTTGCTGTCACTATGGCCTGGTCTatgggacacagccaggaaaaaagaCTCCCAGGAGATaccgatgatgatgaagatgagctATTTTTTGTTGGAGTGTCAAATGTCTCGAAACAAACCTCCCCTCTAACCTTTAGAGCTCAACCCTGGTCCAAACCTGAAGAAGAAAGAAAGCCTGTCAGAATTCGTCCACCCAGCCCCAGTGCTCCACAGCCGAGATCTACAGGCCGCAGCCTCTCCTGCGAACCCCCACCAAAGCCCATCATTCACAGACGGGCACAGTCGTTACCATCCCCTTCAGAACAGAGGAGGTTCACCCGCAGGACTGGGGTCCGATTTGTGGACTCCTTAGGAATGGACCTGGAAAATGTGAAAGTTTTCAAAAGTGGAGAGGACCCGTTTGTGCCAGAGCATGTCCTCTTCAGACTTTTAATGAATGCAGAGTTGGCAGCTAGCAAAGGCTTGGAGATATCTCTCCCCTACTTAAAACCTGTGTTCTCAGAACAACCAGGCGACAGTGCAAACTTTCTGGAACGCCTGTTTCGCCAGAAAGTGTGCCTGGAGCGTGTGTTGTGCTACGAGCCTGGCATTATTGGCATCGTCCAGGTTTTAAACCTGGCCTTTGAAAAGGAGGTTTATGTTCGCTATTCTTTTACAAACTGGAAAAGCTGCTCAGAAACCAAGGCTAATTGGGTTGGAAATAAATACATGGAAGGCCTCAGTGATGGATGCAGCTGCGACAGTTTCAGGTTCCATCTTCCAGTTCCTCCATTCCTTCTTCATCCTGGTGCAGTTCTGGAGTTCGCAGTCCGTTACAAAGTGCTGGATGCTCAGTTTTGGGACAACAATGATGGACAGAATTATAAGTTAGTCTGCCAGAGCTATAATCTTCCCGTTCCAAAGGAAATCGAAGACAGTATGATACACTTCATCTGA
- the ppp1r3da gene encoding protein phosphatase 1, regulatory subunit 3Da isoform X2 encodes MAWSMGHSQEKRLPGDTDDDEDELFFVGVSNVSKQTSPLTFRAQPWSKPEEERKPVRIRPPSPSAPQPRSTGRSLSCEPPPKPIIHRRAQSLPSPSEQRRFTRRTGVRFVDSLGMDLENVKVFKSGEDPFVPEHVLFRLLMNAELAASKGLEISLPYLKPVFSEQPGDSANFLERLFRQKVCLERVLCYEPGIIGIVQVLNLAFEKEVYVRYSFTNWKSCSETKANWVGNKYMEGLSDGCSCDSFRFHLPVPPFLLHPGAVLEFAVRYKVLDAQFWDNNDGQNYKLVCQSYNLPVPKEIEDSMIHFI; translated from the coding sequence ATGGCCTGGTCTatgggacacagccaggaaaaaagaCTCCCAGGAGATaccgatgatgatgaagatgagctATTTTTTGTTGGAGTGTCAAATGTCTCGAAACAAACCTCCCCTCTAACCTTTAGAGCTCAACCCTGGTCCAAACCTGAAGAAGAAAGAAAGCCTGTCAGAATTCGTCCACCCAGCCCCAGTGCTCCACAGCCGAGATCTACAGGCCGCAGCCTCTCCTGCGAACCCCCACCAAAGCCCATCATTCACAGACGGGCACAGTCGTTACCATCCCCTTCAGAACAGAGGAGGTTCACCCGCAGGACTGGGGTCCGATTTGTGGACTCCTTAGGAATGGACCTGGAAAATGTGAAAGTTTTCAAAAGTGGAGAGGACCCGTTTGTGCCAGAGCATGTCCTCTTCAGACTTTTAATGAATGCAGAGTTGGCAGCTAGCAAAGGCTTGGAGATATCTCTCCCCTACTTAAAACCTGTGTTCTCAGAACAACCAGGCGACAGTGCAAACTTTCTGGAACGCCTGTTTCGCCAGAAAGTGTGCCTGGAGCGTGTGTTGTGCTACGAGCCTGGCATTATTGGCATCGTCCAGGTTTTAAACCTGGCCTTTGAAAAGGAGGTTTATGTTCGCTATTCTTTTACAAACTGGAAAAGCTGCTCAGAAACCAAGGCTAATTGGGTTGGAAATAAATACATGGAAGGCCTCAGTGATGGATGCAGCTGCGACAGTTTCAGGTTCCATCTTCCAGTTCCTCCATTCCTTCTTCATCCTGGTGCAGTTCTGGAGTTCGCAGTCCGTTACAAAGTGCTGGATGCTCAGTTTTGGGACAACAATGATGGACAGAATTATAAGTTAGTCTGCCAGAGCTATAATCTTCCCGTTCCAAAGGAAATCGAAGACAGTATGATACACTTCATCTGA